In the Leptotrichia sp. oral taxon 212 genome, one interval contains:
- a CDS encoding DNA primase, producing the protein MKVQLGISSLTRSFYQAVLPSVIKRKEVTMINSEKYIENIPQDLKDRSQWLWFKRMVNVDKHGMEKVIKIPVSPITLKSNFWNQKENWADFETAVNNMKSSGCDGLSFVLSKDDPFVCIDLDNVDNKKLEMFIKDFNDTYIEISQSRRGLHIFVKGKIEKNFNNQLEKVEMYQENRCIAMTGNIYKFNDFVANKVLLKQKELDKYYKLFSPKRSVREVIRKYQEAAECVPDSDTVIETMCRYNVRARALFEGTNTSGDASKDDFSLLLFLNSFTHGNAEMMKDIFLKSALNRMGDRSKRRTEKGYMKYLEDSISKAIQGGNKRYWDYNYHRSKGGYSLE; encoded by the coding sequence ATGAAAGTACAACTTGGTATTTCATCCCTGACAAGATCATTTTATCAGGCTGTACTTCCATCAGTAATAAAAAGAAAGGAGGTTACGATGATAAACAGTGAGAAATATATTGAAAATATTCCGCAAGACTTAAAAGACCGTAGTCAATGGTTATGGTTTAAAAGGATGGTAAATGTGGATAAGCACGGAATGGAAAAAGTCATAAAGATACCTGTAAGCCCGATAACATTGAAATCGAATTTTTGGAATCAAAAAGAAAATTGGGCAGATTTTGAAACGGCAGTTAATAATATGAAAAGTAGTGGCTGTGACGGATTGTCTTTTGTACTGAGTAAAGACGATCCGTTTGTTTGTATCGACTTGGACAATGTGGATAATAAAAAACTTGAGATGTTTATAAAGGACTTTAACGATACTTATATCGAAATATCACAATCCAGAAGAGGGTTACACATTTTTGTAAAGGGGAAAATAGAAAAGAATTTTAATAACCAACTTGAGAAAGTGGAGATGTATCAAGAAAACAGATGTATTGCTATGACAGGTAATATCTACAAATTTAATGATTTTGTTGCAAACAAAGTTCTCTTGAAACAAAAGGAGTTGGATAAATATTACAAGTTATTTTCCCCAAAAAGAAGTGTCAGAGAAGTTATTAGAAAATATCAGGAAGCGGCTGAATGTGTTCCAGACAGTGATACGGTTATAGAAACGATGTGCAGATATAACGTAAGGGCAAGAGCGTTATTTGAAGGTACAAATACAAGCGGAGACGCCAGTAAAGATGACTTTTCATTGCTTCTTTTTCTAAACAGTTTTACTCACGGAAATGCAGAAATGATGAAAGACATATTTTTGAAATCTGCACTTAATCGCATGGGAGATCGAAGTAAAAGAAGAACGGAAAAAGGATATATGAAATATTTAGAGGATAGCATTTCAAAAGCGATACAGGGAGGAAATAAGAGATATTGGGATTATAACTATCACAGAAGTAAAGGAGGATACTCGCTTGAATAA
- a CDS encoding virulence-associated E family protein translates to MTNILGVEIEREFGIKYSKNRMEDAVLFVAHKRAINLPAMYMESLPYDGQEYISKLLPKYLGVEDTKLNSWIMKHILVGMVKRAFNPGCKFDELMVLTGVQGVGKTSFIEKLALFPEWYCSLNNIKGKDAVSNLVGKIVVELEEFVALRNAKSADEAKLFISARTSTVRLPYERFSTDVKRSCILIATTNDATFLGDFSGEREGTYL, encoded by the coding sequence ATGACAAATATCCTCGGTGTTGAAATCGAAAGAGAATTTGGAATTAAGTATTCTAAAAATCGTATGGAAGATGCCGTTCTTTTTGTTGCTCATAAGAGGGCAATCAATTTACCAGCGATGTATATGGAATCGCTACCATATGACGGGCAAGAATATATTTCAAAATTACTACCCAAATATCTTGGAGTAGAGGATACAAAATTAAATTCTTGGATTATGAAACATATCTTGGTCGGTATGGTAAAAAGAGCGTTTAATCCCGGATGTAAGTTTGATGAATTGATGGTTCTTACAGGTGTGCAGGGCGTTGGAAAAACTTCATTTATTGAAAAACTGGCACTGTTTCCTGAATGGTATTGCTCATTAAACAATATAAAAGGGAAAGATGCCGTCAGTAATTTGGTAGGTAAGATTGTTGTTGAGCTTGAAGAATTTGTTGCTCTTAGAAATGCGAAAAGTGCTGATGAAGCTAAACTTTTTATTTCGGCAAGAACAAGTACGGTAAGACTTCCATATGAACGCTTTTCAACAGATGTTAAACGAAGTTGTATTTTGATTGCGACAACAAACGACGCTACATTCTTGGGCGATTTCTCAGGGGAAAGAGAAGGTACTTACCTGTAA
- a CDS encoding relaxase/mobilization nuclease domain-containing protein produces the protein MVVTKIHPIKTTLKKAIDYICNGDKTDNEIYVTTHLCSRENAHKEFELTKKQFSSRTNTLAHHLIQSFVPEEVSFEEAHQVGIELCEKILEGKYEYVLATHIDKDHIHNHIIFNSIDVEEGKIYHSYYGSYMNIRNQSDRLCKEHNLSVIDQETQREINEIKRRKFVNWYDWNEDKKGSSYKSRLQFDIDRTIKQSINWQGFLSKMESYGYEIKYGKHIAFRSKNQQRFTRAKTIGANYTEERIKDRILNKDKELGNIIDIKNSQKVKSSKGYEHWVTKHNLKTAASTLVEIRNKGFNSIEELERGISWISIEKNELKREFDKLSLEQKRIKEVVKHIQICISKREHYEGYRKNPNDRIYMMMNRKDV, from the coding sequence ATGGTTGTTACAAAGATACATCCGATTAAAACAACGCTGAAAAAAGCAATAGACTATATCTGTAACGGAGACAAAACGGACAATGAAATCTATGTTACAACTCACCTATGCAGTAGAGAAAATGCTCATAAAGAGTTTGAACTTACCAAGAAACAATTTAGCTCAAGAACAAATACATTAGCACACCATTTGATTCAATCTTTTGTTCCGGAAGAAGTAAGCTTTGAAGAAGCACATCAAGTAGGAATTGAACTTTGTGAAAAGATTTTAGAGGGAAAATATGAATATGTCTTAGCAACGCATATCGACAAAGACCATATCCACAATCACATCATTTTTAATTCCATTGATGTCGAAGAAGGTAAGATATATCATTCCTATTACGGTTCCTATATGAACATCAGAAATCAAAGCGATAGACTTTGCAAGGAACATAATTTGTCTGTAATTGACCAAGAAACACAAAGAGAAATCAATGAAATTAAGCGAAGAAAATTTGTGAATTGGTATGACTGGAATGAGGATAAAAAAGGCAGTAGCTATAAGTCAAGACTTCAATTTGATATTGATAGAACTATAAAGCAGTCAATCAACTGGCAGGGATTTTTATCTAAGATGGAAAGCTATGGCTATGAAATAAAATATGGGAAGCATATAGCTTTTAGAAGTAAAAATCAGCAGAGATTTACCAGAGCAAAGACCATTGGAGCTAACTACACTGAAGAAAGAATTAAGGATAGAATCCTGAATAAAGATAAAGAACTTGGAAATATCATTGATATTAAAAATAGTCAAAAAGTAAAGTCAAGCAAAGGCTATGAACATTGGGTAACAAAACATAATCTTAAAACAGCAGCGTCTACGCTTGTTGAAATCAGGAATAAAGGTTTTAATTCAATTGAAGAATTAGAGCGTGGTATCAGCTGGATCTCCATTGAAAAGAACGAGTTGAAACGAGAATTTGATAAGCTGTCATTGGAGCAAAAGAGGATAAAGGAAGTCGTTAAACATATTCAAATTTGTATTAGTAAGAGAGAACATTACGAAGGTTATCGTAAAAATCCAAATGACAGAATTTATATGATGATGAACCGAAAAGATGTGTAA
- a CDS encoding ABC transporter ATP-binding protein: MPEKELRKKVIGKNGLSNSLLALKIVFDLIPQILLVYLISSLITNNINEGNLKYIFLGIFISFVLKDVFYYFATKVAHEKAYEKLTELRLDIIGHLKKLSLGFFKEHNTGELTNIVQHDVEQVEVYLAHGLPEIMSVTLLPTIIFVAMIFVDWRLALGMISGVPLMYLVKVLSQKTMDKNFAIYFNHENKMREELMEYVKNISVIKAFAKEEEISERTLKTAREYIYWVKKSMGAITIPMGLIDIFMEIGVVIVMILGSIFLYYGNITTPNFILAIILSSAFTASISKTATLQHFSIVFREALKAIEKVLTVPLSNKKTEQGLEFGNIEFKDVNFAYGKDGFELKNINLTFKKNSLNAFVGASGCGKSTVSNLLMGFWDADEGQILINGKDIKEYSQENISMLIGSVQQEVILFDLSIFENISIGKLNATKEEVIEAAKKARCHDFISALPNGYETRVGEMGVKLSGGEKQRISIARMILKNAPILILDEAMAAVDSENERLIGEAIDDLSMDKTIITIAHHLNTIRDSDQIIVMDKGVVLDAGSHEELMKRCEFYKDMVEAQNKVDRWNLKEVVTENV, from the coding sequence ATGCCAGAAAAAGAATTAAGAAAAAAAGTGATTGGAAAAAATGGTTTATCCAATTCACTTCTTGCTTTAAAAATAGTATTTGATTTGATACCACAAATCTTACTTGTATATTTGATTAGTTCTTTAATCACAAACAATATTAACGAAGGTAATTTAAAGTATATATTCTTAGGAATCTTTATATCGTTTGTATTAAAAGACGTGTTTTACTATTTTGCAACAAAGGTTGCTCATGAGAAAGCATACGAAAAATTGACAGAACTTAGGTTAGATATTATCGGTCATCTGAAAAAACTAAGTTTGGGATTCTTTAAAGAACATAATACAGGAGAGCTTACCAACATTGTTCAACATGATGTAGAACAAGTGGAAGTATACCTTGCTCATGGTCTTCCTGAAATAATGTCAGTTACACTTCTGCCTACCATTATTTTTGTAGCTATGATTTTTGTAGACTGGCGTCTTGCTCTTGGAATGATTTCCGGAGTTCCACTCATGTATTTGGTAAAAGTTCTTTCACAGAAAACAATGGATAAGAACTTTGCTATTTACTTTAACCATGAAAACAAGATGAGAGAAGAGCTAATGGAATATGTAAAAAATATTTCTGTTATTAAGGCTTTTGCTAAAGAAGAGGAGATTAGCGAAAGAACATTAAAAACAGCAAGAGAATATATTTACTGGGTTAAAAAGAGCATGGGAGCAATTACAATTCCAATGGGACTCATTGACATATTTATGGAAATTGGAGTAGTTATTGTCATGATTTTAGGAAGCATATTTCTTTACTATGGAAATATTACAACACCTAATTTTATACTTGCCATTATTTTATCGTCTGCCTTTACTGCATCTATAAGTAAAACAGCTACATTGCAACATTTTTCTATTGTGTTTAGGGAGGCATTAAAGGCGATTGAAAAAGTTTTAACAGTTCCACTTTCAAACAAAAAGACAGAACAAGGTTTAGAATTTGGAAACATAGAATTTAAAGATGTGAATTTTGCATACGGAAAAGATGGCTTTGAGCTTAAAAATATCAATTTGACTTTTAAGAAAAATAGTTTGAATGCCTTTGTAGGAGCAAGTGGTTGCGGGAAAAGTACTGTATCTAATTTGCTTATGGGATTTTGGGATGCAGACGAAGGACAAATACTGATAAATGGAAAAGACATAAAAGAATATAGTCAAGAAAATATATCAATGCTGATTGGTAGTGTGCAACAAGAAGTTATCCTTTTTGATTTAAGTATTTTTGAAAATATATCAATCGGAAAACTAAATGCAACAAAAGAAGAAGTTATAGAGGCAGCTAAAAAAGCAAGATGCCATGATTTTATTTCTGCTTTACCAAATGGATATGAAACACGAGTAGGTGAAATGGGAGTTAAGTTATCCGGTGGAGAAAAACAAAGAATCTCCATAGCAAGAATGATACTTAAAAATGCACCGATTTTGATATTAGATGAAGCAATGGCAGCTGTTGATAGTGAAAATGAAAGACTAATCGGTGAAGCAATTGACGATTTAAGCATGGATAAAACCATCATTACAATTGCTCATCATCTAAATACGATTAGAGATTCAGACCAAATTATTGTTATGGATAAGGGTGTTGTTCTTGATGCAGGAAGCCATGAAGAGCTGATGAAAAGATGTGAGTTCTATAAGGATATGGTTGAAGCACAGAACAAGGTAGATAGATGGAATTTGAAAGAGGTGGTAACAGAAAATGTTTAG
- a CDS encoding ABC transporter ATP-binding protein — protein sequence MFREMLKLLTKTGKRDLIISSVFFALYGLSSIAMIVIVFSILFQIFDGTSLASLYKYFIAIGLLVVFKGICNMVADMKKHSAGFDIVQQIRERMIIKLKKFSLGFYTNERLGEINTILHKDVDNMSLVVGHMWSRMFGDFLIGAVVFVGLASIDFKLSIIMAVSVPIALIFLYLTIKQSEKIENQNNSALLDMVSLFVEYVRGIPVLKSFSNNKSLDNELMNKTKKFGETSKAASRFKAKQLSIFGFLLDIGYLVLLIAGAILVTKESLDVLHFIIFAVISKEFYKPFASMEQHYMYYVSAIDSYERLSGILYADVIPDKVNGIVPKDNDIAFENIDFSYEKDEFKMEKLSFSIAEKTMTALVGESGSGKTTITNLLLRFYDVHKGKITLGGTDIRDIPYDELLDHISIVMQNVQLFDNTIEENIRVGKKGATKEEIIKAAKKARIHDFIMSLPKGYKTDIGENGGILSGGQRQRISIARAFLKDAPILILDEMTSNVDPVNESLIQDAITELAKNRTVLVVAHHLKTIQKADQILVFQKGNLLEKGKHGELLEKDGYYTKLWKAQYEV from the coding sequence ATGTTTAGAGAAATGTTAAAACTACTTACAAAAACCGGCAAGAGAGATTTGATTATATCAAGTGTATTCTTTGCTCTTTATGGACTAAGCTCCATAGCCATGATTGTTATCGTATTTTCTATACTGTTCCAAATCTTTGATGGAACGAGCTTAGCAAGCCTATATAAATATTTTATTGCGATTGGATTACTTGTAGTCTTTAAAGGTATTTGTAATATGGTCGCAGATATGAAAAAGCATAGTGCAGGTTTTGATATTGTTCAGCAAATCAGAGAACGCATGATTATCAAATTAAAAAAATTCAGCTTAGGATTTTATACCAACGAAAGACTGGGAGAGATCAATACAATTTTACACAAAGATGTTGATAATATGTCCCTTGTTGTAGGACACATGTGGTCGAGAATGTTTGGTGATTTTTTGATAGGTGCAGTCGTATTTGTTGGTCTTGCAAGTATTGATTTCAAACTTTCTATTATTATGGCTGTATCTGTTCCGATTGCACTTATCTTTCTATATCTGACAATTAAGCAATCTGAAAAAATAGAAAATCAGAACAACTCAGCACTTCTTGATATGGTTAGCTTATTTGTTGAATATGTTAGAGGAATACCTGTATTAAAGAGTTTTTCAAACAATAAGAGCTTGGATAATGAGCTTATGAATAAGACAAAAAAGTTTGGAGAAACAAGCAAAGCAGCTTCAAGATTCAAGGCAAAACAGCTATCTATATTTGGGTTTTTACTGGATATTGGATATTTAGTTCTTTTAATTGCAGGAGCAATACTTGTTACAAAGGAAAGTCTTGATGTACTTCATTTTATTATTTTTGCAGTAATTTCAAAAGAATTTTATAAGCCGTTCGCTTCTATGGAACAACACTATATGTACTATGTTTCGGCGATAGATAGTTACGAAAGACTTTCAGGAATTTTATATGCAGATGTAATCCCGGATAAAGTGAATGGAATTGTTCCGAAAGATAATGATATAGCTTTTGAAAACATAGATTTTTCTTATGAAAAAGATGAATTTAAAATGGAAAAATTGAGCTTTTCTATTGCTGAAAAAACAATGACAGCCTTAGTTGGAGAATCAGGTAGTGGAAAGACTACTATAACCAACTTGCTTCTAAGATTTTATGATGTGCATAAAGGGAAAATTACACTTGGAGGAACTGATATAAGGGATATTCCTTATGATGAGCTTTTAGATCATATCAGCATTGTCATGCAGAATGTTCAACTGTTTGATAACACGATTGAAGAAAATATCAGAGTAGGTAAAAAAGGAGCTACAAAAGAGGAAATCATTAAAGCTGCAAAGAAGGCAAGGATACATGATTTCATTATGAGTTTACCAAAAGGTTATAAAACTGATATTGGAGAAAATGGTGGGATTCTTTCAGGTGGACAGAGACAAAGAATATCTATTGCAAGAGCCTTTCTGAAAGATGCACCGATTTTAATTCTTGATGAAATGACAAGTAATGTTGATCCTGTAAATGAATCTTTGATACAAGATGCTATTACAGAACTTGCAAAGAATAGAACTGTACTTGTAGTGGCTCATCATTTAAAAACAATTCAAAAAGCTGACCAAATTCTCGTATTTCAAAAAGGAAATTTACTTGAAAAAGGAAAGCATGGGGAACTTCTTGAGAAAGATGGTTACTACACAAAATTATGGAAAGCTCAATATGAGGTGTAA
- a CDS encoding sigma factor-like helix-turn-helix DNA-binding protein: MAKEYYLYVKGKAVPVSEEVYKAYWKITEHEKYLQRKDWKHNVISFSALDHDGHFVDSIIDEKIDLEKIVEVRMQIEELHRALNTLTKEERELMEAIFYKEESLRSIGKKEKVSYQAISKRRDKILEKLRKILKDKI, translated from the coding sequence GTGGCTAAAGAATATTACCTTTATGTGAAAGGAAAAGCCGTACCTGTAAGCGAAGAAGTCTACAAAGCCTACTGGAAGATAACAGAGCATGAAAAATATCTCCAAAGAAAAGATTGGAAGCATAATGTTATATCATTTTCAGCACTGGATCATGATGGACATTTTGTAGATAGCATCATAGATGAAAAAATAGACTTAGAAAAAATTGTAGAAGTAAGAATGCAAATTGAAGAACTTCATAGAGCATTAAATACTCTCACAAAAGAAGAACGAGAGTTAATGGAAGCCATCTTCTACAAAGAAGAAAGTCTAAGGTCAATAGGTAAAAAAGAAAAAGTAAGTTATCAAGCAATCAGCAAAAGGAGGGATAAGATTTTAGAAAAACTAAGAAAGATATTAAAAGATAAAATCTAA
- a CDS encoding MptD family putative ECF transporter S component, producing the protein MKNKLNGRDFITIGIFNAIGIVIYMAVAFAMATTVIGGFIASGVSFMVAATVYILMALKVKKNGVFTISGTLLALIALSGGHLPHAVFAVIGGIICDLIIGNYESKGRMVLGYGIFALADFLGSVIPVILFGTASFVERASKWKMNEIQINEALSYFKVSWAVGFGLITFVLACIGAFAATKILKKHFEKAGVI; encoded by the coding sequence ATGAAAAACAAATTGAATGGTCGTGATTTTATTACAATCGGAATCTTTAATGCAATTGGAATTGTCATATACATGGCGGTTGCATTTGCTATGGCAACAACAGTTATTGGAGGATTTATTGCTTCAGGAGTTAGCTTTATGGTAGCTGCTACCGTTTATATCCTTATGGCTTTGAAAGTTAAAAAGAATGGCGTATTTACAATATCAGGAACGCTTCTTGCTTTAATTGCATTGTCAGGAGGACATTTGCCTCATGCAGTCTTTGCTGTAATCGGTGGAATTATATGTGATTTGATTATAGGAAATTATGAGAGTAAGGGACGAATGGTTCTTGGATATGGGATATTTGCATTAGCAGATTTTTTAGGGTCAGTAATTCCTGTGATTTTATTTGGGACAGCTTCTTTTGTGGAAAGAGCGTCAAAATGGAAAATGAACGAAATACAAATAAATGAAGCATTATCTTATTTCAAAGTTTCGTGGGCAGTAGGCTTTGGTTTGATAACTTTTGTTCTTGCTTGCATAGGAGCATTCGCTGCAACAAAGATACTCAAAAAGCATTTTGAAAAAGCAGGAGTGATTTAA
- a CDS encoding ABC transporter ATP-binding protein yields the protein MILLKDVSYEWEDGRTALKNINLEIKKGEFVLISGKSGSGKSTLGSVMNGLIPHYYKGKMKGEAFASGKDISKLLLHEVGHIVGTVFQDPRSQFFTTTTDEEIAFGLQTICKSRDEIKQRVEEVYAELDIEELKGKSVFELSSGQKQKIAIASIYAMNPKVLILDEPSANLDMKATFDLFLILEKLKKKGTTVVLIEHRLYYVKSLFDRFLLMKDGEITKDLSREEVIYLERAFWDENGLRTLELEEYRISEKKDSYQLNDESIIGKGLKFCYPNVAKDGKKKKQYILNHLDFNMEYGKAIGLIGLNGTGKTTFARVLSGLEKIEEGKIWARKDKSLNHKDLMDMSYFVFQDSDYQLFSESVLDEMLLGISSKDKKENTQKAKFILNVLGLDKYIDKHPFALSRGEKQRLTIACGMMKQAKIFIYDEPTSGCDKDSMLSVAKLIEEQLKIGTTVLVISHDFEFLANTVSKLWVMGDGKIEIVLDMSESNKFLILDKMRGGKELVR from the coding sequence ATGATTTTGTTAAAAGATGTTTCTTATGAATGGGAAGATGGGCGAACCGCTTTAAAAAATATCAATCTTGAAATTAAAAAAGGTGAATTTGTTTTAATTTCAGGGAAAAGTGGAAGTGGTAAAAGCACTCTTGGAAGTGTAATGAATGGTCTTATTCCACATTATTACAAAGGCAAAATGAAAGGAGAAGCCTTTGCGTCCGGAAAAGATATAAGCAAATTATTACTTCATGAAGTAGGGCATATTGTAGGGACTGTATTTCAAGATCCAAGAAGTCAGTTTTTCACGACAACGACAGATGAAGAAATAGCTTTTGGGCTTCAAACTATCTGCAAATCAAGAGATGAAATCAAACAGAGAGTAGAAGAAGTATATGCAGAGTTGGATATTGAGGAACTTAAAGGAAAATCTGTTTTTGAATTATCAAGCGGACAGAAACAAAAGATAGCTATTGCAAGCATCTATGCGATGAATCCGAAAGTTTTAATTTTAGATGAACCTTCAGCAAATTTGGATATGAAAGCAACATTTGACCTGTTTTTAATTTTGGAGAAATTAAAGAAAAAAGGAACAACGGTTGTTCTAATTGAACATCGTTTGTACTATGTAAAGTCTTTATTTGACCGTTTTCTTTTGATGAAAGACGGAGAAATTACGAAAGACTTGAGTCGGGAAGAAGTTATCTATCTTGAAAGGGCGTTTTGGGATGAAAATGGACTAAGAACTCTTGAATTAGAAGAATACAGGATAAGTGAGAAGAAAGATTCATATCAATTAAATGATGAAAGTATCATCGGAAAAGGCTTGAAATTTTGTTATCCGAATGTAGCTAAGGATGGAAAGAAGAAAAAACAGTACATTTTAAATCATCTTGATTTCAACATGGAGTACGGAAAAGCCATTGGTCTTATCGGCTTAAATGGTACCGGGAAAACCACCTTTGCAAGAGTGCTTTCAGGACTTGAGAAGATAGAAGAGGGAAAAATATGGGCGAGGAAAGATAAGTCGCTTAATCATAAAGATTTAATGGATATGTCATATTTTGTCTTTCAAGATTCAGACTATCAGTTGTTTTCGGAAAGTGTACTTGATGAAATGCTACTTGGTATTTCAAGTAAAGATAAAAAAGAAAATACTCAAAAGGCAAAGTTTATTTTGAATGTACTTGGCTTAGACAAATACATTGATAAGCATCCGTTTGCTTTATCAAGAGGAGAAAAACAAAGACTGACAATAGCTTGTGGAATGATGAAACAGGCAAAGATTTTCATCTATGATGAACCAACATCAGGTTGTGATAAAGACTCAATGCTTTCCGTCGCAAAACTGATTGAAGAACAATTGAAAATTGGGACAACAGTTTTGGTAATAAGTCATGATTTTGAGTTTTTAGCAAACACAGTGAGCAAGCTATGGGTAATGGGAGATGGAAAAATAGAAATTGTTTTAGATATGAGTGAAAGTAATAAATTTCTCATATTAGACAAGATGAGAGGAGGTAAAGAGCTTGTCAGATAG
- the mobC gene encoding plasmid mobilization relaxosome protein MobC produces MSKTVSRKNNCTIYFMVNEEDMKELNRRFALTNFKNKREFYRDSIFKNRIISIDISGAFRKELRELSSLVSRNSANLNQIAKAVNSTGIIYKDDIESTKKALQGELLFLSEFREKVSDYIINEVVG; encoded by the coding sequence ATGTCAAAGACAGTTAGTCGTAAAAATAATTGTACCATTTACTTTATGGTTAACGAAGAAGATATGAAAGAATTAAATCGAAGATTTGCATTGACCAATTTTAAGAACAAGAGAGAATTTTATAGGGACAGTATTTTTAAGAACAGAATTATCAGCATTGATATTTCCGGAGCCTTCAGAAAAGAACTGAGGGAATTATCTTCTCTTGTAAGTCGTAACTCAGCAAACCTTAATCAAATTGCAAAAGCAGTAAACAGCACAGGAATTATTTATAAAGATGATATTGAAAGCACTAAGAAAGCTTTGCAAGGCGAACTACTTTTTTTGTCAGAATTTAGAGAAAAAGTTTCGGACTATATTATCAATGAGGTTGTAGGTTAA
- a CDS encoding energy-coupling factor transporter transmembrane component T codes for MSDRKTIDPRIKLTLLPIVGFTSFFISDTILLFVLIVFAFFLYLYSGMWKRALCFILFFVLLYCIELGLGKFCEASIVFAIYMFIYFASRMTLIAMFGGYITKTTSVSEMLEALNRMKVPRSIGIPFSVLLRFVPTIKIELKALKENMKIRGIVTSRFFPLLHPIKYIEYTLVPLLMRMIKISDELSASALIRGLDSDEKRVTLTELRFRKTDLMIGLLGALMIALVIVIQKIY; via the coding sequence TTGTCAGATAGAAAAACTATAGATCCGAGAATAAAACTTACTCTACTTCCAATTGTTGGATTTACGAGCTTTTTTATAAGCGATACAATTCTACTTTTTGTACTAATTGTTTTTGCCTTTTTTCTATATTTATATAGCGGGATGTGGAAAAGAGCGTTATGCTTTATCTTGTTTTTTGTGCTTTTATACTGCATAGAGTTAGGGCTTGGAAAATTTTGTGAAGCAAGTATTGTATTTGCAATATATATGTTTATTTACTTTGCATCAAGAATGACCTTAATCGCTATGTTTGGTGGATATATAACAAAGACTACAAGTGTAAGTGAAATGCTGGAAGCGTTAAATAGAATGAAAGTACCAAGAAGCATTGGTATACCTTTTAGTGTTTTGCTTAGGTTTGTACCAACTATAAAAATAGAACTCAAGGCATTAAAAGAGAATATGAAGATTCGAGGAATTGTAACAAGCAGATTTTTCCCATTGCTACATCCAATTAAATATATTGAATATACGCTTGTTCCACTTTTAATGAGAATGATTAAGATTTCAGATGAACTGTCAGCTTCAGCACTTATTAGAGGACTTGATAGTGATGAGAAGAGGGTAACATTAACAGAATTGCGGTTTAGAAAAACAGACTTAATGATTGGACTATTAGGAGCTTTGATGATTGCTCTTGTGATAGTAATACAGAAAATTTATTAG
- a CDS encoding TetR/AcrR family transcriptional regulator, whose protein sequence is MAQVLKEEVRNRILEAAEKVFYKKDYRGAKLTEIAKEADIPVALIYTYFKNKEVLFDAVVSSVYINFESAFDEEESLEKGSASERFDEVGENYIHELLKERKKLIILMDKSSGTKHTEAKHKLISQMQVHIEVSLKRQSKEEYDPMLAHILASNFTEGLLEIARHYQSEKWAKDMLKLIARCYYKGVESL, encoded by the coding sequence ATGGCACAAGTATTAAAAGAAGAAGTTAGAAATAGAATACTCGAAGCAGCAGAAAAAGTATTTTATAAAAAGGATTATAGAGGTGCCAAATTAACAGAAATTGCAAAAGAAGCAGATATTCCTGTGGCACTCATTTATACCTATTTCAAAAATAAGGAAGTTTTGTTTGATGCAGTAGTAAGTTCTGTTTATATAAATTTCGAGTCAGCCTTTGATGAGGAAGAGTCTTTGGAAAAAGGTTCTGCTTCTGAAAGGTTTGATGAAGTTGGAGAAAACTATATTCATGAACTTTTAAAAGAGCGTAAGAAGTTAATTATTTTGATGGATAAAAGCTCAGGAACGAAACATACAGAAGCAAAACACAAACTCATATCACAAATGCAGGTTCATATTGAAGTAAGTTTAAAAAGACAATCAAAAGAGGAATATGATCCAATGCTTGCCCATATTTTAGCCAGTAACTTTACAGAGGGGCTTCTTGAAATAGCAAGGCACTATCAAAGTGAAAAGTGGGCAAAAGATATGCTAAAACTTATTGCAAGGTGTTATTATAAGGGAGTGGAATCCCTATAA